The Pantoea trifolii nucleotide sequence GATATTTGCCTTGATTAGCCATGCGCAGATTCGTAACGATATGAGTGAAGCGGCGAAAGCCAAAGCACGTGCGGAACAGAAGCGGAAAGAGAAGCAAAAACAGGCGTAAGCCTGGTCTTAAATTGCTGATAGATTGAGCAAACAACCGCTGCATAGTTAAAATCAGGTTCGCGGTGCGCTATACTGCGCGCCCGGCGTCTCCTTAGTTAAATGGATATAACGAGCCCCTCCTAAGGGCTAGTTGCAGGTTCGATTCCTGCAGGGGACACCAGATTTTCATCGTTCTCCCGCTTAAAACAGCCATCTTGCCAGAGCAAGTGTCAGTCCAGCGGTGCTCATTATTCCCGCCACAATCCATTTCGTTTGTTGATTTATCGCCTGATGAAGATCGCTTTTAGTGGCGTAGTTCGATTTAATCACCGCGATATCCGTTTTCATCAGCGCCATATCGGTTTTGATATCGTCGATATCCGCTTCCAGCTTTGAAACGCGCTTTTCCATGTTCACTCCTTGATCATCAACTCACTCAAAACAACCAGCGAGCCAGTGCCAGCGTCATGCCCGCAGTGCTCAGCATCCCCGCGACAATCCATTTTGTCTGTTTACTTAATTCCTGATGAATTCTCCCAATATCCTGATGCACTTTGCCAATCTCCTGATAAAGATCGCTCTTGGTGACGTAATTCGACTTGATCACCGCAATGTCTGTCTTCATGACAGCCATATCGGTTTTGATATCGTCGATATCCGCTTCCAGCTTTGATACGCGCTTTTCCATGTTCACTCCTTAATCATTCACTTAAAACAACCAGCGAGCCAGCCCCAGCGTCATACCTGCAGTGCTCATCATGCCCGCCACGATCCATTTCGTCTGTTTGCTGATCTCCTGGTGAATTTTGCCGATCTCCTGATGAAATTCACTTTTGGTGACGTAATTCGATTTGATTACCGCAATGTCCATTTTCACCTGGGCCATATCGGTTTTAAGACCATCAATATCCGCTTCCAGCTTTGATACGCGCTTTTCCATAATTACGGCCTCTCGTAACTTGTCATTGTAATCAATGTGATAGCTTAATTTTCCTGCAAAGCATCCTACTCCAAAATCCATGGAAAAAATGCCTTACAGAGTGTGAGAAGGCCTAACTGAGAGATGTGTTCAGAAAAAAACAGGGGTTATTGCAGCCGATTACATCGGTTTAAGAGTGAGATCGTAATCAGGCCTGATCGTGTCGCCATGCCGACGGCGTCACGCCATGCAGTTGACGAAAGCGGTTACTGAAGTGGCTTGAGGAGTGAAAACCGCAGCGCAGCGCGATTTCTGTTAGCGGTAAACGGCTGAATTTCAGCAGCTGTAACGCAGCATCCATGCGGCGGCGCATCACATATTGGTGCGGTGCCTCGCCAACGCTGCTACGGAACATGCGTGCAAAATGGTATTCGCTCAGCGCCGCTTCGGCGGCCAGCTGCGCCAGCGTTAATGGCTGATCAAGCTGCGCATCAATATATGCCATCACTCGCCGCAACACGGCGGGGGCCAATCCACCACGCACCTGCGGCGCTTGCCATTGCACATCGCTGTAGCGTTGCAACAAATGCGTCATCAGCAACGTTGATGCGCTGCTGAGCATCAATTGATTCGCCGGCTGCTGCCAATCGGTGCTCAGCAAGAAGTGGCGATAAAGTTGGGTGATACGATCGTCCGCCGCGAAGATCTTTTCATGCAGATTGAGCTGCGACGGACTGCGGTCCCAGATCTGTTCGCCCAGATGGCGCAGATGTTCATCGGTGCAGTAGAGATGCACAAACGATAAATCGGCACGAATATCCCACACCGATTCCACTCCGCTGGGCATCAGGCAAAAGCGATCCGGCCCGCCGCCGTTGCGCCAGCCGTGCTGGGTTTTATGCCAGGTTTCATAACCGTCGGCGGTATACAGGCTCAGCGTGTGATGATCGCTAAGATTGGTGACGCGGTCGCCGCTGTTAAACCAGGCCGCCAGCTTAATGCCGCTCGACAACTGCACGCTGTCGCGCAGCTGCGCTTTGTGGCGCTGGAGCATGTTGAAGGTCTGGTAATCAGCCATGGTTGATATCACTCGCAGTTCATGAGCGCCCAGTGTACGGATCTCCGCAGACAGAAAACAGGTCACAGCCGGACGCAAAAGTAAAAAGCGCAAGATTTTGCAATTGCCGCGCAAAAACGTGCAAGCCGCGCGTTGCTTTTCACGCCACACTGCGGGCCAGATTGTGTCGGAGAGTGCGTTATGAATGTGATGTTATACCTTGCCGTGGTGATGATTTGGGGAACTACCTGGATTGCCATTTTCCTGCAACAGGAAGCAGGCGATACGCCGGTTTTGGTGGCGGTATTTTGGCGTTTCTTACTGGCGTCGCTGGTGATGCTGGCGATCCTCAAACTGCTGCGTCGGCTGCGAACGCTGGATAAGCGCGATCATCTGTTTTGTCTGCTGCAGGGTTGCTGCGTGTTTGGCTTCAACTTTGTCTGCTTCTATCATGCTGCCGCGTGGATCAGCAGTGGACTGGAGTCGGTGATCTTCTCGATGGCCGTGCTGTATAACGCGCTCAACAGCTGGATTTTTTTCCGTCAGCGCCCATCATTTCGCCTGCTGCCAGCGGCGGTGCTTGGCCTGGGCGGCATTGTTGCCCTGTTCTGGAATGATATTCAGGCGGCGCATCCCGCTCCGCAATTGCTGTGGGGCGTAGGCCTCAGCGCGCTTGGCACGCTGGGCTTCTCCTTCGGCAATATGATTTCGCTGCGCCATCAGCGTCGTCAGCTCGATATTCTGACCACCAATAGCTACGCGATGCTGTATGGCGCTTTGGTGATGGCCGCACTGGCGTTAGTGAATGGCGATTCACTGGCACCCGCGCTAAATATGCAGTGGTTGGGTGCGATGAGTTATCTGGCAATATTGGGTTCGGTATTGGGATTTGGTGCCTACTTCACCCTAGTTGGTCGCATTGGTGCCAGTCAGGCCGCCTATAGCACCTTGCTGTTCCCGCTGGTGGCTCTGACGCTCTCCACGCTTTATGAAGGTTATCACTGGCATAGCAATGCAATTGTCGGATTGGTGATGATATTGGCGGGGAATATGGTGATGTTTGTGCGCTGGCCGACGCTGGGTCGATTACGTACCGCATAAATAACGAGAGCGGGCATTGCGCCCGCTCTTTTGTTCCTCTAACGCCAGCCCTGAACGCCGATATTGAGCTGGTGAGGTTTAGTTATGGCTTTTCTGGCAATCCAGTAAAGCAGGACGCGTTCATCATCTTTGTCGCGGTCGGCCATTGCCAGTAATTTCAGCGACAACGTGGATTTGTTCACTGGTTGATGCTCATCGCTTAACTCGATCACCGCCTGACCGATAATGCAGCAAACCTCATCCTCATTAGACGCGGATTCATATGTTCGGTCTTTCATATTTCCTCCTCTTGAATGAATTTTAAGCCTGGCAAACATCCGCGACTTTGCAGGCATTATGGCGTGATCGATACAAATGCTTACACATGGTTACCCGTAGCAACCGCTACGCTTTAAATGACATCACTTACTGTCATCACAATGTCATTCATACCCGTTTAGCTGCATTTCATTCCACCGTCGGGTGCATTCACGCCACGGTTTCCCCCGCACGCGCGAGAGCAACTTATTATCTCCACAGATTCCGCTTTCTCGAGTGAGAGATAAAAATGACAACAGCAACCCCCGCGAATTACCAACGTACCCGCACGTTGACCCTTATCGGCACCATTATCACGCAGTTCGCTTTGGGCTCGGTTTATACCTGGAGCCTGTTTAACGGCCCGCTGGCGAATAAGCTGGATGCGCCCATCAGTGAAGTGGCGTTCTCGTTCGGTTTGCTCAGTCTTGGCCTGGCGATCGCTTCTTCACTTGCCGGAAAACTGCAGGAACGCTTTGGCGTGCGCAACGTTACCCTCGGCGCGGGCATTTTGATGGCTGTCGGTTTCTGGCTGACCGCGCATGCCGATAATCTGATGATGCTCTACCTCAGCGCCGGGATATTGGTGGGACTGGCCGATGGTGCCGGATATCTGATGACGCTCTCTAACTGCGTGAAGTGGTTTCCGGAGCGCAAAGGGCTCATTTCGGCCTGTTCAATTGGTGCGTATGGGTTGGGCAGCCTTGGCTTCAAATTCATCTGCGGTGCACTGCTGAGCGCACAAGGTCTGGAGAATACCTTTATGATCTGGGGCGTGCTGGCGATGAGCATGATTATTGTCGGCGCGTTGCTGATGCGTGATGCGCCGATGCAGAAGAGCAGCGGCAATACGCAGCTGGAAGCGAAAGATTACACGCTGGCGCAATCGGTACGTTTACCACAGTACTGGATGCTGGCGCTAATGTTCCTAACCGCATGCATGAGCGGCCTGTACGTGATTGGCGTGGCGAAAGATATCGGTGAAGGCATGGTGCATCTTAGCGCGCAGACGGCAGCGAATGCGGTTACGGTGATTGCGATTGCCAACCTCAGCGGTCGCCTGATTCTCGGCGTGCTGTCGGATAAAATGGCACGCATCCGTGTGATTACGCTGGCGCAAATTGTCTCGCTGGTGGGCATGAGCATTCTGCTGTTCACCCATATGAACGAATCGACCTTCTTCCTCTCCTTAGCCTGCGTGGCCTTCAGTTTCGGTGGCACCATCACCGTTTTCCCGTCGCTGGTCAGCGATTTCTTTGGTCTGAACAACCTGACGAAGAACTATGGATTGATTTACCTTGGCTTCGGTATCGGCAGCGTGCTGGGTTCACTGGTGGCTTCCGCCTTTGGTGGCTTCACCGTTACTTTCAGCCTGATTATGACCTTGCTGGTGATTTCGCTGGTGTTGTCGCTGAGTATCCGTCTGCCAAATCGCCAAAACGTGGTAGAACCTTTACTGCATAATTAAGTTCGCTGGGATGCCGTATCAATTTGCGGCATCCCATTCCTCCACAATTGATCCACAATAAAGCGTTAATTGAGAACCACTATTATTAACCCTTGCCTTTCGGAGTAATCTCGTTATTATTAGCAGGCATTCAGCTTATTCCGATTGGTTTATTTTACCCCGCGACTTTTTTAGCATTTAATTGACACACTCCGTAATACATTCAGCAATAACTCTACATTTCCTGCATCTTCACTCCACTATTCCCCTGTAATCTGGCGTCATTGGAACAGAGGAGGACTCTCCATGAAGAAAGTTATTAAGGTTGCATCGGTTGTAGCCATTATGACGATGTTGAGTGGCTGTATTATCGATCATCATCGTGGAGGCGGCGGCCAAGGTTGGGGCCATCATGGTGGCGGCGGCTGGCATCATGGGCACGGCGGTTATGGACACCGCAGATAGTTGGGCAAAGAACATACACAGCAAATAATAAGAAAATAAAAAGGGCGGGAAATTATCCCGCCCTATTTTTTTAGCTTTTTACCGCGTAATTACATTGATACCAGGCTTTCTTTAATCCGGGCAAATGGCTATTTTGCGACGGCAGTGATTCCACCTTATCAAATCCACGCTGACTGCAATAATTCGCAAGGTCGATCTCCATTGCGTCTTTATTCAGCGTGTGCGGATCGTAACGATACTGCACGGTATTTGAGCTGGTATCTTCATCGACACGCTCAAATCCTCCTGGTTTGCTGACGCTACAACCGGCCAGCATAAAAAGCGCCAATGCGCTAATAAGCATTTTTTTCATTAGGG carries:
- a CDS encoding AraC family transcriptional regulator gives rise to the protein MADYQTFNMLQRHKAQLRDSVQLSSGIKLAAWFNSGDRVTNLSDHHTLSLYTADGYETWHKTQHGWRNGGGPDRFCLMPSGVESVWDIRADLSFVHLYCTDEHLRHLGEQIWDRSPSQLNLHEKIFAADDRITQLYRHFLLSTDWQQPANQLMLSSASTLLMTHLLQRYSDVQWQAPQVRGGLAPAVLRRVMAYIDAQLDQPLTLAQLAAEAALSEYHFARMFRSSVGEAPHQYVMRRRMDAALQLLKFSRLPLTEIALRCGFHSSSHFSNRFRQLHGVTPSAWRHDQA
- a CDS encoding DMT family transporter, with protein sequence MNVMLYLAVVMIWGTTWIAIFLQQEAGDTPVLVAVFWRFLLASLVMLAILKLLRRLRTLDKRDHLFCLLQGCCVFGFNFVCFYHAAAWISSGLESVIFSMAVLYNALNSWIFFRQRPSFRLLPAAVLGLGGIVALFWNDIQAAHPAPQLLWGVGLSALGTLGFSFGNMISLRHQRRQLDILTTNSYAMLYGALVMAALALVNGDSLAPALNMQWLGAMSYLAILGSVLGFGAYFTLVGRIGASQAAYSTLLFPLVALTLSTLYEGYHWHSNAIVGLVMILAGNMVMFVRWPTLGRLRTA
- a CDS encoding L-lactate MFS transporter, whose translation is MTTATPANYQRTRTLTLIGTIITQFALGSVYTWSLFNGPLANKLDAPISEVAFSFGLLSLGLAIASSLAGKLQERFGVRNVTLGAGILMAVGFWLTAHADNLMMLYLSAGILVGLADGAGYLMTLSNCVKWFPERKGLISACSIGAYGLGSLGFKFICGALLSAQGLENTFMIWGVLAMSMIIVGALLMRDAPMQKSSGNTQLEAKDYTLAQSVRLPQYWMLALMFLTACMSGLYVIGVAKDIGEGMVHLSAQTAANAVTVIAIANLSGRLILGVLSDKMARIRVITLAQIVSLVGMSILLFTHMNESTFFLSLACVAFSFGGTITVFPSLVSDFFGLNNLTKNYGLIYLGFGIGSVLGSLVASAFGGFTVTFSLIMTLLVISLVLSLSIRLPNRQNVVEPLLHN
- a CDS encoding putative periplasmic lipoprotein, which gives rise to MKKMLISALALFMLAGCSVSKPGGFERVDEDTSSNTVQYRYDPHTLNKDAMEIDLANYCSQRGFDKVESLPSQNSHLPGLKKAWYQCNYAVKS